The sequence AAAATGGTggtatgaggttttttttaacatggacaaaatgtattttcccatgtcttgttctcagaaatggttacaccatttttgctgaaatttcgcCAAAAAAATCAACCCGAGGTGGACCCacggcatggaaaatttcagcctgattGAACAgttaaagtttagcaaagttataggcaactgaaaacaaggttgTGTGACACTCCCATTATAGGACCCTACTATAGGCCCTGCTACCTGCACTGCCAATAATATAGGGCCTTTGGTGGGGTGTGTATATGCCTCACGTTAAGgcaggcagggaaatgattaacgAGAGCTCAtttagggcctgctcctgctcccttggagtcagtgggagtattAACAGTGACGTGGATGGGAGCAGGGCCAGATCCTTCATGCAGGGGGATAAGGCAGTGGGAGGGCCCTGAGGGGCAGAGGAAGTGCACACACTCCCCATCTTTTCCCTGCCCAGGAAGTGCGCAGGCAGAGAGGGGGAGATGAGCAACTGGCTCTCTTCAGATGGGGTCAGACAGCTTACGAGCGTCTGTGTCAGCTGAGAACTGTTGTTTTCTCATGGCTCCTACTGGCCTCCCCTTTATTGGCATGGGGAGAAGGAGGCTGAATCCAGCCCCAGTCCTGGTCCCCTGTGTACTTGGCATAAAGGTGCCTGGGCCTTAGGGTGACAGGATGCAgtattttgtttctctccctcccctcataTCGCCCCCTTTTCCTGTTAGCCATGAGCGGGGCCCAGATGTTCAGGTGGGGCCAGAGCAATGGTTACACTCTGACCAGAGGGAGCAGTCGTAATTGTCTCTTCTCAGGCTGAGGGAGGGGACAGCCACCTTTTTTCCCAGCATGGGATTGGGGGTTTCCTTTCTCTTCACCCCCGTGTGTCCCGCAATCCCAGGTGAGGATGATTTAGAGGCACTGAAGGCCAAGAACATCAAGCAGACGGAGCTGGTGGCTGACCTTCGTGAGGCGATCCTGCAGGTGGCACGGCACTTCCAGTGCGTGGATCCAAAGAACTGCAGCATTGTGAGTGGGGGCGCACTGTACAAGGCTAAACCTGGGTCCCTCGTGCTGCAGGGCCAAGGCCGggtccccctaccccagccctggaggAGCTGCCGGACTGCAAGGAGATCCGCCATGGGCAGGATCTGTGTTGCACGTTGCCTGTCCCAGGTGGAGGGAAGGGAGCCATGCTTGATCCTGGAGCTAGCAGAGCTAATCTATCCACCGGGGGGGAGCAGAGAGCGGTACTAAACACTGGGGAGCACCCCAGTACTTCTAGTAACCTTCTTACTGCTCCTCTGTGCTTCTCTTCTGCACAAACTCAGGACCTGACTCCGGATTACACCATGGAGAGCCACCAGCGGGACCATGAAAACTATGTGGCATGTTCCCAGCACCGTCGGCGCCGAGCCAAGGCACTGCTGGACTTCGAGCGCCATGACGATGACGAGTTAGGCTTCCGCAAGAACGACATCATCACAGTAcgagggctgggtgggggcagaatCCCGCGGCGTGATacaccctctctgccccctttcAGAGAGGGGCGTGTTACAGGCACCCACCTCGAGCCACCACATAGGGCAAGTGTTTCGTCCCCCTTATAGCCTCGTCCCTGGGGAGTCGGGCTGAGGTGTCCCTCCCAGCGCCCTATGCTGGGTTGCCGGTTATGGAGTCTGTGGTTGGGGGTTCTGGCTGATCCAGGCGGGACACAGAATTCCTTTGGGGATGCTTGCCACCTCCTGCTGGAACTGGTTAGGGGATCACCCTGGCTATCAGAAAGCCCCCACGCCCCCAGAGCGAAAGGCAGATAAGATTTGAACTCAGATCACAGTTAACTCAGTGCTCTGTGCCACCAGAGCACTGGGCCAGCCCAGCCTCATCTACGGGCACCCAATAGTGTGGAAACCTTGGCACCACCTCTTTACATCCCAGGGTGGGCACGAGAGGGAGGAAAGGGAAACCCGCTGCCCATCAAAGAGCAAGAAGCTACTGCTCTGAATAGCTGTCAGATGTGGGGTGTGTTGTGTTGGCAGCATTGTCCTGCACCCGCATGGCGAGTAGAACTAGCCTTTTACCCCCAAGTAGTGTGGGGCCAACAGAACCACCAATGGGGAAGAAAAAGGGAGGAGGGTTTTGGCACAATGGCTGATCATCATTTaactcctcttctcccaccctcaGGAACTCCTGCCTCTTGCCCAGGGTGCCTGCATAACCCATGCTAACCCAGAGCGGCCCTTTATCCCCATCGAGTGGCTGAACCACGTAAAGAGACTGCTACAGCCGCTGAGCTAGTGGACTTGGTCCTGTAGCTCCTATGGGAGAGGCTTATGCTTTTAGATTCAGGGGTCCCAGGTTCAGTCCCCACAAAGAACCTGACTCCGTGTTTTGTTACTCCTGTCTCTGGTGTCTGGGAAGTACCTACCTCTAGTGATGGTTGGTGACTTGAATTTCAGTCAGTCAGTCCCCATGTCTACCTCTGATGGTTGAGAAGAAAGTGATTCCTTACCCACGTGCACATGCTCACTCTCTTTGAGGTGATACTGTTTCCATGGCAATGCATCTCCCTGTCCTGGGTGGGATGTGTGGAGAGGGAAAGCCTGACGCCAGCCCTGTTTTGCCTCCTTGCTCCCATTCCATGGCCCTTGTGAGTCAGTGTTTGTCTCACTCTCAAATTGCCATCTCTCCTCTTTGTTCTTTCAGATCATATCCCAAAAGGACGAGCACTGTTGGGTGGGGGAACTGAATGGACTGAGAGGTGAGAACAGACaaggctggtgggggaggggaggctgagggaaagCTGTGGAGAGGAGGAGTGCAATTGCTAATGTTACAGAGATGCTGCTGCCCTCAACAATGGCTCTGGCATCTGTGCCCGCCCTGTCTCAGGGAGCGTGTGGGTTTGCCTTTCGTTTGAGTTTCTGCCCTTATAGCCAAAGGCTCAGCTGAGCCCCATTGGGGAGCTGCCTGGGAATGCACATCCCATCCCTGTGCATGGCTAGGAGGAGAGAGGGgtgtggaggtggggtggggctgcagctccTTGCTAGGCATGCTCATTATTCCCAGAAGATGCAGCAGCTGAGGTGCACTTTCACAGTCAGGGTGAGGACGGGTAGGGGGCTGCTCTGGAGCATGGGAGCTGGCGCTGTCTGCAGTGCTTGTAGGGAGAATGCCCTTCGATGACATTAGGCTCGCAGCTGTTTGGATTTCCTGACATACACTGAGAAGCTCCAGTGCTGCTTGTTTTCTTCCCCAGGCTGGGCCCATAGGGACAcacctctcttctcctccctcccccaggatcTGCAGCCAGTCTGGGTTTTCATTCATGTCCATGTGAGGGTTTCCCGATGTCTCAGGCTCACCCTTTGTCTCCTCTTTGTAGGTTGGTTTCCTGCAAAATTTGTGGAGGTCTTGGATGAACGGAGCAAAGAGGTAAAAATTCCTGTATTTTGTAGGTCACCTTGCAAACCCCACTGTCCTTCTTACCAAAACCCATGCGTGTCTTCCCTGCTGCCATCACTCCTTCTGGCTATCCGTGTTTATATGCCACTTTTTCTCCACCCCGCTGTCAGGGCATAGCGTAATAGTGTGGCCAGATGGTGATAGTTTCCTTGGGCATTTGCCAAATGTTTGCCCACaggatggtcagagatgcagATTCACAGGGTGGGATGGGAGGGAGTCTTGTGCAGTGACTGAGGTCCCTACAACCACAGTCTGGCTCAAGGAGAGCCCAAGAAGTGACATCCTGCAAATGTTGCAAAATATGAATCTTTCTGTAGCCCCACACACCCCAGAATCTGTGCTTCACAGCCGTGAATGaatgagacacacacaccctgtgatGGCCCTGTGAGATTGGGAAGTCTCTTATCCTTCCCCATTAcagatcatagaatagaatatcagggttggaagggacctcaggaggtcatctagttcaaccacctgctcaaagcaggaccaatccccaactaaatcatcccagccagggctgtgtcaagcctgaccttgaaaacctctaaggaaggagattccatcacctccctaagtaacccattccactgcttcaccaccctcctagtgaaaaagtttttcctaacatccaatctaaacctccctcactgcaacttgagaccattactccttgttctgtcatctgctaccactgaaaacagtatagatccatcctctttggaaccccctttcaggtagttgaaagcagctatcaaatcccccctcattcttctcttctgcagactaaacaatcccagttccctcagcctctcctcataagtcatgtgctccagccccctaataatttttgttgccctccgctggactctttctaatttttccatatccttcttgtagtgtggggcccaaaactggacacagtactccagatgaggcctcaccaatgtcgaatagaggggaatgatcacgtccctcgatctgctggcagtgcccctacttatacagcccaaaatgccattagccttcttggcaacaagggcacactgttgactcatgtccagcttctcatccactgtaacccctaggtccttttctgtagaactgctgcctagccattcagtccctagtctgtagcagtgcatgggattcttccgtcctaagtgcaagactctgtacttgttcttgttgaacctcatcagatttcttttggtccaatcctctaatttgtctaggtccctctgtatcctatccctaccctccagcgtatcgacactaaactgagaggagaggtaatctgcaaacttgctgagggtgcagtccatgccatcctccagatcatgaatgaagatattgaacaaaaccagccccaggacctacccttggggcactccgcttcaTACCgtctgccaattagacatggagccattgatcactacccattgagcccaacaatctagccagctttctatccaccttatagtccattcatccagctcatacttctttaacttgctggcaaggatactctgggagaccgtatcaaaagctttgctaaagtcaaggagtaacacatccactgctttcccctcatccacagagccagttatctcgtcatagaaggcaattgggttagtcaggcatgacttgcccttggtgaatccatgctgactgttcctgatcacttttctctcctctaagtgcttcagaattgattccttgaggacctgcaccatgatttttccaaggactgaggtgaggctgactggcctgtagttccccggatcctcctccttctcttttttaaagatgggcactagattagcctttttccagtcgtccaagacctcccctgatcaccatgagttttcaaaggtaatggccaatggctctgcaataacatccgccaactcctttagcacccttcaatgcagtgcatccggtcccatggacttgtgctcgtccagcttttctaaatagtcctgaaccacttttttctccacagagggctggtcacctcctccccatgctgtgctgcccagtgcagtagtctgggagctgaccttgttcatgaagacagaggcaaaaaaagcattgagtacattagctttttccacatcctctgtcactaggttgcctccctcattcagtaaggggcccacactttccttgactttcttcttgttgctaacatacctgaagaaacccttcttgttactcttaacatctcttgctagctgcaactcagATAGGAGTCCGAGGCACAGAGTGATGAattgacttgccaaaggtcacagagacagtctgtgcagagccaggaataagtCCCACATCTTCTGACCCAGAGTCCTGGGTGTTAACCTCAAGAGCATCCTTTCAGGGGCCTTGCGGATGTCTGGCTTCCAACAGTTCAAAGTCCCTGCCTGGAGAGAGATGTATGGGCTGCATCGGGCCCTGAGTGTGGCCGGGGAAGCAAGTAGCTCTGTTAATGAGACCCTCAGCTGTGGTCAATGAGAGCATGGGGAGGGGGACCTCTCAAGAGCTAAGTCTTGAtggaaccagccctgctccccacagaccTGCTAGTCCGGACATCAGTACAACCCAGCAAAGCAAGTTCTGTGCTCACGTACCAGCTTCCAGTCCCTGGGGCTGTCGGCTCTGAGTGGGGTAGGGGAGTGTTTAGAGTGGGTGACGAAAGGAGATAGAGGAGTCTGGGTGGGAGGGCCTGTCTGGAGAAGAGGTATGGCTCTGtgtccccaccccacacctctcTGCTCTGGGGGGGCTGTCTCCATCTCCGAGAGGCTAAGAGCTAACTCCTTTCATTCCTCAGTACTCCATTGCTGGCGACGACTCGGTCACAGAGGGGGTGACAGACTTGGTTCGAGGGACGCTTTGTCCAGCGCTGAAGTCTATATTTGAGCATGGGTTAAAGAAGCCATCCCTGCTGGGCGGGCCCTGCCACCCCTGGCTGTTTATCGAAGAGGTGAGAGTAGCACTCGGGGACAGGGGATGTAGGGATAGCTGGGTTCTGGTCCAGCAAGACCGCAGTAACACAGCCTTCACTCGGCTTTCTTCCCTGCTGGGCACTTTGAGGTGTGTCCTGCCTCCGCTGTGTGTGGGGTGCTCCTGCTGGAGGTTCTGTATGTGAGGGCGGGGGTGCTGTCAACAGCCTGTAGGTCTGACTGCATCCTCTTCCCGTTAGGCTGCCGGACGGGAGGTGGAACGAGACTTCGATTCAGTATACTCCCGCCTCGTGCTCTGTAAGACTTACAGGTGAGGCTGCTCTAGTCATACTGACAGGCTCGCATCCtcgtgccccaagtcctccttgtcAAGCCTGCACTCCTCTCTCCCGCCTGGAAAGGTCGTGCTTTTCTTCTGGGCCGTGACATGTTGCTTCTTCCGAATGGGCCCTGCATTGCCCCGCCTGGGACTGCGAGTGGAGCCATACTGACACAGACTGCACATGGGGCCGACAGGTGGTTCTTGTCTCTAAAAACCCCCAGTTCCCATGTGGTATGGCTGTGGCTGTCTCTCAGCCCCTAGCAGTAGCCAGCATCGGGACCCACAGCCCCAGTCTCCTGGTGGCAGTAGCTGAGCTGTGTGTTTCTCCGAGCAGCGTGGCTCCCATCTCTGGGGTGCGCTCCTGCCGAGCCGTGTCTTGCCTGAGTCGGCAGATGACTCTGTGGGGTAACGTGGGCCTCTGCTTTGGTTTTATAGACTCGATGAAGATGGAAAAGTTCTGACTCCAGAAGAGCTGCTTTACCGGGTGAGTACCTTGCCCTGCCCGCACAGGGGCCAGACTAGGGTTGACAGTTTTGGCTGGATGTATTCTTGGAGAGTTCATTACAtgacatatttttaattaaagattaacctttaattcctggagactccaggccaatcctgaagggttggcaaACAACCAGACCCACCTCTGCACCTCCCCTGGTCTGTGCAGCCTGTTCAGTTGTTCtgagcctctcccagcaggcagcACTGTAGGGAAGGCTACAGGAGCTGTGGTCCTGGTGATGCCTACAGGAAGTGGTAAACAGAGCTCTggtgaagtgagttgtagctcatgaaagcttatgctcaaatgaattggttaatctctaaggtgccacaagtactccttttctttgagctCTGGGATGGTACTGAGCGAAGGAGAACTGCAGGGAGAGCGTGCACTAGGCTGTGTAGCTGTAGCGGCTCTCCATGTGGGAGCCCCCTGGGGAAAGTAGTAACTACCTCCTCCCCGCCCGGCAGGCAGTGCAGTCCGTGAATATGACGCACGATGCTGCGCACGCTCAGATGGACGTGAAGCTTCGCTCCCTCATCTGTGTTGGACTCAAGTGAGTCATTCAGCCCATTTCCTTGAGCGTTGCTTCGGTGATGAGCttggggcaggctgggagatgGGAGTGAGTAGGAGGCGGGACAgtgaggtgagggggtggggccaggttgGGGTCGGCAGGGGATCTGGGGAACAGGCAGGAGGTTGCGGGGGGTTTGGAACAAGCTGGGAATCAGTAGTTATTTTAgtctcctcccccacacagctTGTGTCACCAAGCTCTGTCCTCCCCCAAGTGGccactagggatgtaaatatttgttgaaaaagttaaccagttaaatgattaaaattataTCGTTTAATGGTTAACCGTTAACTGAGGTTGGTCCGGCAGCACGGCGACAGGGGCTGGGGTCTCGCCGGCCTGGTGTGTCCGGCACCGCTCCAGCCCGCCCGGCACAGCACGGGGGTTAATGGTTAAGTTCTGGTTAATGGTAAGCCTAATGCTTACCAGTTAACAGTTTAATCTTTTACATCCCTAGTGGCCACCAGCACTGGGCAGGAGCAGAGTACTGACCAGAAGCCAGTGCCTTATTTTCAGGTACACTCAACCCAGACTCTCCCCTGAGGGAGCAATTCCCTGGTGTCCTCCCTGTTCCTGTAGGGGAAGAGAATGATGAGTTGCGGTCAGGGGCTGGATTGGAAACTGTGTGTCCCAGAGGGAGGGGTCACCCAGTCCTCTGATAACGGCCCTGGCTTCTAgtgactcttccccctcccttcatGCAGTGAGCAGGTCCTGCACCTGTGGCTGGAGGTGCTGTGCTCAAGCCTGCAGACAGTGGAGAAATGGTTCCATCCCTGGTCCTTCCTGCGCAGTCCCGGCTGGGTACAGATCAAGTGTGAGCTCAGGTGAGTATGGCCCTGTGTGCTGCAGCGCCCTCCTGGCCTTTGCTGACCCCTTGCTATTGAGCATTCAGCTGGCTATCGTGCTGCAGTGAGCAGGTGGTCTGCCGTTTGTGTAACCTGCCACAATAACCATTCGTGTCACACTCACGTCCTCACAGAGCTCTGCCAGCAGAGCTGCACCCCACTCCTGGGGATTTCCTCCCAAACACCCCAGAGAAGCAGCTGCTGTTTACACTGTGTTTGGCTGAATggaactctctctctcactttctgaTTAAGAGCAGGGCCTGgtgagggtgtgtgtgggaaGCAGCATCTACACACAGGTGGCTGCTGCTCTCAGGCCTCTAGCTGCTTTGCACTGAGCCTGCTGTAATGGAGCAACCTACAAAACCCCTCCCTGCTTGAAGGACCCATGCTCCCCGGAGTCTAGCACCTAGTGGGGCTGGCCAGTGTGAATCcggcagggaggaggagctgctgacAGTGCCTGAACTGGGACTGGTAGCGAGATGATTTGTTCCCCAAAGGCTCAGCCAGGAAGGGTGACTGGCTGCAGGCTCAGCAACTGGAGGCCTAGATGGGAGTCCGCCATCAAGCCAGCCAGAGGACAAGACCCAGCTTAAATGGCGAGATGGTGAGGGAACTTGGCTTCAACCTAGTGGCAGAGCTGAAGCAAACTGAATGGCTTCTCTCCGTACCCATCCACACCTGCCctgctggaggagcagcaggtGGGCTTgggcttccccacccccagcactcctgtcCCCTCCAgcactgctgtggggaggggaaatgaacCAGTTCCTGGGAGCTCTGATGCTGTCTCAAGAACCAGCTCCAGGCCAAGCCTGTGTCATTGACACACGTTCCATCACTGCCTCTACCTCCCTTCTTCCCGCTGGAAATGGCTTGTGCCCTTTCACCAGCCTGTTACTTCCATCCCCCTTTCCCGGGGCTGGAGTGTGACAGATTCCCATCCCAGGAGCTGGCAGCCGGCCTGGAGCAGCTATGATGTTCCCCATTGCTGCAGCTCAGGATCCCCCATTCTCCTTGGGATGTTCTTGAAGCAGGGAGAaggttttccattgaaaaagcTGCAGTTGTCTGCATGTAGCTGCTTCTTTGCTCCTGataccccacaccccaaccttgCCCACCGTCAGGACATGAGAGCAGGTTCCTTTGGAAACTCCAACCATGCAACAAAACAGCCTGGCTGAAGGGACAGTGTATGGCAAGAACTTTCAAGCCCTGACGGGGGCTCAGCTGGCCAAGTGCCGAAAGGCCATGGGTGAACAAGGAGAGCCACCAAGGGGTGAGGCTGAGACTAAGCCTGCTGGGGCATGGGTGGAATGTACTGTGGGGAGCTGAAGCCCAGGATCGAATGGGGGCAGCTCTCTGTTGCCATGTAATGAAGGATTTGCCATGAACACCTTTATTGGCCCTCTGGGTTGGGTACTGACCGGGGGAGGGAGCCCTGAGGAGCTGTTGAGGAATGAGCGAGCACCTGCGAAACTCTAGTCCCAGCGCTGTCGCTGCTGGGCCTTGGCGAGCTCACTGAGCTCAATTTCTCCATCGGGACCAGCGGGAGGAGGCTCAGTGCTCTTCATCCTCCCCTCGCTGGGCAGACATTAGCTGTCTGCGGAAGGGTTTGAGGATCAGCTCCCACGCTTCTGTTTGACACTGGGGTGAGCTCAGCTGCTTCTGTTTCTctcaaggggtgtgtgtgtgtgtggtgagaaccccagccctggggggtGAGGGCAAGGCCCAAAGAAGGTATTCCAGTGCTTGACGGTTCCCCTCTGCGCCCGCTCTGGGTCCACTTACTGCTTGGAGTGGCAATGCTGAGCGGGCGTCCCCGCTTCCTGTCCCAGAGAGGTGGGGAGAAGCAGCTGTAGAAGCCCCCAGGGTGTATTGGGTTGGTCTGAACCTACTacaccctcctcctcctgtgaCATATAGTCCTCTGCtgggtggtgggggcagggccccagagcAGTGGATGTTGTTGTTAACTTCCCATTAAGAtgcatggggcagttcacacctctctgaaCTGTTGTTTCAGGCTGCTTGCAGACCCAGGCAGACATCTCTGCATCAGTTGCAattaggtcatgttttcaagcttttttccacAGCCTGAGGACTAGAAACATGTCTCTCTTTTGCTAATAAAAGCTGCAAGTCTGCTACAGATGCATGGCATAGCTGGTTTTGTAAGGGCGTAACCATTGCCTTGTATTGCAGAGTCCTCTCCAGATTTGCATTCAGTCTCTCTCAGGACTGGGAACTTCCTATAAAGAGAGAGGTGAGTGACCAGGCTGAGAGTGGGCCTGGACGCCCCCCCCTTGCCCCAGAAGTAGCCTGCCCTCCCCATTTCCTTGCATGTTAAACAGCCCCCAGGCTGCAGAAAGCACTTTATTCAAGGGGACTTGACCCAAATTGACACTGAACTTGATGTCTGGTCGTCTCCCCACCTTGTGAGCCCTTTCTGGTGGAGCAGCCTCTGCCTGGGTCTGGCAGAGCCAGGGCGAGGCTCCTCAGCTGCGCAGGATTCTGCAATATGGTAGGTTTTCGATCTCCTGAGAATCACCGACACCATCCTGGGTGTTTGAAAAGAGGATCAGCTTCTGTCCCCCTGGTGGGGTTAGTGAGGGTGGAGCAAATTGCAGGCTCTTCCCACACCGGTTCTTATTCATACCCCAAGGAGCGTGGCTTCTCTGCTTGCTTTGTCCTCTCTTGGCTAGGAGCGTGAGCACTGGACCCTTGGAGAACAAGGTTCTGACTCATTCAGTTGCACCAGCAGCAAAGGGCCAGGGGCAGGTGGTCTCCCTGAGCACCCGTTCCCTCCATACCCCAACTAGACTGCAGGGTTGAGACAGTGGgcttggagggagagagagcaagcggtggggagcagcagctgcctaCAGAAGtcactccccttctcccccacctgcACGTAGGGTCCGATGACACCTGCATATGGCTGCTTAGTGACTCTTGGCCCTTTCCTGTCCTCctgcaggagaaggagaagaagccGCTGAAGGAAGGAGTGCAGGACATGCTGGTGAAGCACCATCTCTTCAGCTGGGACATAGATGGCTGACCCAACCCACTGTGGACCTTCTAGACTGCCACACGCAACACACactcctctcccaccctcaccCGTGACTGCTCTCAGCCCAGCTGAAGCGACAGCCTCTCCAGCTCGGCGGGCACTGCACCTGAGGCAATGGGTGGGTGGAGGGCTGTGTGTGGTTAGTCTTCTGAAGGCATGGTGTGGTCTTGCAGGCAGAAATCCTTCCCCCAGCCTGTGCAGTgcaccagctgcccagctcccatTCCCATGTGTTCCCTTGCCCCCCAGCTGGAAGCACTGCTCGGGGAAGGGGGGACACTCCACTGGCCAGATCTCTAGCTTCCCTTTTGCCCCACCCTGCTGCTCCTCTGGGAGAGGGTTCTTATCTGCCTCAtgaccccctctccttcctgtccTAGGGGTTAGTGAGCAGATCTTTGTGTCTGTACAACATTTCCAAGTGCCACTGTAGCTCAGAACGTGAGGGCAGCAGCTGAAGAGGCAGCTTCTCCTGGCTGCTT is a genomic window of Lepidochelys kempii isolate rLepKem1 chromosome 1, rLepKem1.hap2, whole genome shotgun sequence containing:
- the SGSM3 gene encoding small G protein signaling modulator 3 isoform X4; protein product: MIEKDLLRTMPSNACFSNMNSIGVPRLRRILRGLAWLYPEIGYCQGTGMVAASLLLFLEEEDAFWMMCAIIEDLVPASYFSTTLMGVQTDQRVLRHLIVQYLPRLDKLLQEHDIELSLITLHWFLTCFASVVHIKLLLRIWDLFFYQGSLVLFQVTLGMLSMKEDELIQSENSASIFNTLSDIPSQIEDAEVLLREAMRVAGSLTDMAVETQRRKHLAYLIADQGQLLNPSAAVNNLSKIVRRRTQRRKSGITSLLFGEDDLEALKAKNIKQTELVADLREAILQVARHFQCVDPKNCSIDLTPDYTMESHQRDHENYVACSQHRRRRAKALLDFERHDDDELGFRKNDIITIISQKDEHCWVGELNGLRGWFPAKFVEVLDERSKEYSIAGDDSVTEGVTDLVRGTLCPALKSIFEHGLKKPSLLGGPCHPWLFIEEAAGREVERDFDSVYSRLVLCKTYRLDEDGKVLTPEELLYRAVQSVNMTHDAAHAQMDVKLRSLICVGLNEQVLHLWLEVLCSSLQTVEKWFHPWSFLRSPGWVQIKCELRVLSRFAFSLSQDWELPIKREEKEKKPLKEGVQDMLVKHHLFSWDIDG